The following proteins come from a genomic window of Lolium rigidum isolate FL_2022 chromosome 5, APGP_CSIRO_Lrig_0.1, whole genome shotgun sequence:
- the LOC124654572 gene encoding probable tRNA N6-adenosine threonylcarbamoyltransferase, mitochondrial: MVSTLLPILSPPVSRAAAFLLLRTRPTPFRSHRLLLRSLLVPASSPSTPPAPRSLTTMASVATPARRDLLMLGIETSCDDTAAAVVRGDGEILSQVIASQSDLLVKWGGVAPKMAEEAHALAIDKVVQKALDDANVSESDLSAVAVTVGPGLSLCLRVGVHKARKIAKVFGLPIVGVHHMEAHALVSRLVKKDLDYPFLALLISGGHNLLVLAQNLGEYVQLGTTIDDAIGEAYDKSARWLGLDIRKGGGPALEELALEGDPKSINFRVPMRQHKDCNFSYAGLKTQVRLAIESRNICTDDIPISSATEEDRQLRANIAASFQRVAVLHLEDRCQRAVEWALKMEPSIKNFVVSGGVASNQYVRARLNHIAEKNGLQLVSPPPSLCTDNGVMIAWTGIEHFVAGRFEDPPPAHEPDDMQYDLRPRWPLGEEYSEGISVSRSLKTARIHPSLTSMTQSALRN, from the exons ATGGTGTCCACCCTTCTCCCGATCTTATCGCCGCCGGTTTCAcgtgccgccgccttcctcctgcTCCGAACCCGACCAACACCGTTCCGCTCTCACCGTCTGCTTCTCCGCAGCCTCCTCGTCCCTGCGTCTTCCCCATCAACCCCTCCTGCTCCCCGCTCCCTCACCACCATGGCCTCCGtggctacccctgcccgccgggaccTCCTCATGCTTGGCATTGAAACCAGTTGCGATGACACTGCTGCCGCCGTG GTTAGAGGCGACGGGGAGATCCTCAGCCAAGTGATCGCTTCCCAA TCAGATTTGCTTGTGAAATGGGGTGGTGTCGCTCCTAAGATGGCCGAAGAAGCCCATGCCCTTGCAATTGATAAG GTTGTTCAGAAAGCACTCGATGATGCAAATGTGTCAGAGAGTGACCTTTCTGCTGTGGCCGTGACCGTTGGACCAGGGCTCAGCCTATGCCTGAGAG TTGGTGTTCACAAAGCTAGGAAAATAGCAAAAGTATTTGGCTTGCCTATTGttggagttcatcatatggagGCACATGCATTAGTTTCCAG GCTAGTGAAAAAAGACCTTGATTACCCATTTTTGGCTCTTCTAATTTCAG GAGGACACAATCTTCTTGTTCTTGCTCAGAACCTTGGTGAGTATGTTCAACTAGGGACTACAATAGACGATGCAATTGGCGAGGCATATGACAAGTCAGCAAGATGGCTGGGTCTTGATATACGGAAAGGTGGTGGTCCTGCTCTTGAAGAGCTTGCCCTAGAAGGTGATCCAAAGTCTATTAATTTCAGA GTTCCGATGCGACAACACAAAGATTGCAATTTCTCCTATGCTGGTCTCAAGACTCAAGTTCGATTGGCTATTGAATCCAGAAATAT CTGCACAGATGATATCCCCATTTCATCTGCAACAGAAGAAGATAGACAACTAAGGGCAAACATTGCTGCCTCTTTCCAG CGGGTTGCTGTTCTACATTTGGAGGATAGATGCCAGCGAGCAGTTGAATGGGCATTGAAGATGGAGCCTTCTATCAAAAACTTT GTTGTTTCAGGTGGGGTTGCATCTAACCAGTATGTTAGGGCCCGCTTGAATCATATTGCTGAGAAGAATGGCCTACAGCTCGTATCCCCTCCCCCAAGTCTTTGTACTGACAATG GTGTCATGATTGCTTGGACCGGTATCGAGCACTTCGTTGCCGGTAGATTTGAAGATCCACCTCCTGCTCATGAGCCTGATGATATGCAG